The Verrucomicrobiia bacterium genome has a segment encoding these proteins:
- a CDS encoding flagellin yields the protein MVINTNTSAISSARLLSESSAMLAKSLSRLSSGSKIVNPEDDAGGLAVSLKFDAQINRNNAAKSNVLNALSFNQTRDGYLQKVQKALDRMSELAVLAQDVTKTESDRALYDKEFQELKSFISETAQKEFNGISLFDGTTLKITGDSDANTFDLQGVNLTDAKYTFASVDISTSTGAVSALTAVKDAIDQLATDRATVAAGNAHLTYVADRLSILNDNLIASNSRIKDVDVAEESTKFARYNILVQAGTAMLAQANASPQSALRLLS from the coding sequence ATGGTTATCAACACTAACACATCGGCCATCAGCAGCGCTCGTCTGCTCTCGGAATCATCCGCCATGCTCGCCAAGTCGCTGTCGCGCTTGTCCTCGGGTTCCAAGATCGTGAACCCGGAAGATGACGCCGGCGGTCTGGCTGTGTCGCTGAAATTCGACGCGCAGATCAACCGCAACAACGCGGCCAAGTCCAACGTCCTCAACGCCCTGTCCTTCAACCAGACCCGCGACGGGTACCTGCAGAAGGTGCAGAAGGCCCTTGACCGCATGAGCGAATTGGCCGTGCTGGCGCAGGACGTGACCAAAACGGAGAGTGACCGCGCCCTGTACGACAAGGAGTTCCAGGAGCTGAAGAGCTTCATCAGTGAGACGGCGCAGAAGGAATTCAACGGCATCAGTCTGTTCGATGGCACGACCCTGAAAATCACCGGTGACAGCGACGCCAACACCTTCGACCTCCAGGGGGTGAATCTGACGGACGCCAAGTACACCTTCGCTTCGGTCGACATCTCGACCAGCACCGGCGCCGTGAGCGCGCTGACCGCGGTCAAGGATGCCATTGACCAGTTGGCCACCGATCGCGCCACCGTCGCGGCCGGCAACGCGCACCTCACCTATGTGGCCGACCGGCTCAGCATCCTCAACGACAACCTGATCGCGTCCAACAGCCGCATCAAGGATGTGGATGTGGCCGAGGAAAGCACCAAGTTTGCCCGCTACAACATCCTGGTTCAGGCAGGCACCGCGATGTTGGCTCAGGCAAACGCCAGCCCGCAATCGGCGCTCCGCCTGCTCTCTTAA
- the fliD gene encoding flagellar filament capping protein FliD encodes MDLGVSGLASGFDWRSFIDQMLQIERTPQNRMRNEQSSLRKINDAYASLKTQLQALKGKVEALQKEELYQARTAKSSDASLATASAATGAAVGEYRFTVSQWATAAMQQGLTNRGAALSPTNDVSGLVLSQAAFSRPVTAGTFTVNGRQISLETTDTLQGIFDKIAAATGGAVTGSYDAATDTISLTSASPIVLGAATDTSNFLQVARLSNNGTGTVTSRSALGSVQLGAKLNAANFSTPITGDAAGKGEFKINGVSIAFDTATDTVAAVLARINQSSAGVYATYDAESDRFVLTNKTTGDVGIALEDVTGNFLAATGLSGGTLQRGADLQYSVNGSSTLISRSNTITEETSGIAGLSVTLLKPPPAGGTVDFTVTVGADTEKVKTALNDFLSEYNKTQSLIDSQTAITTDANGKVTANTLAGMTDVYEIARQLRALATQALSGLSGGFSRLSDLGVDTSGTDNSLKLANSAKLDDALNNRLSQVAAFFTDKTYGFAAKYNAYLEHVVDEEGVLAKTQNSLNKQVTQLDDQIAEQERYVQNLREQMVRSFMAMENAQARANQQLSFLLQRFKS; translated from the coding sequence ATGGATTTGGGAGTCTCAGGCCTGGCCTCGGGGTTTGACTGGCGCAGCTTCATTGACCAGATGCTGCAAATCGAGCGCACCCCGCAAAACCGCATGCGCAACGAGCAGAGTTCTCTGCGCAAAATCAATGACGCCTACGCCAGCCTGAAAACCCAACTGCAGGCCCTCAAAGGCAAGGTCGAAGCCCTCCAAAAAGAGGAATTGTACCAGGCCCGCACGGCAAAATCCTCCGACGCCTCCCTCGCCACCGCCTCCGCCGCCACCGGCGCCGCCGTGGGCGAATACCGGTTCACCGTCAGCCAGTGGGCCACGGCCGCCATGCAGCAGGGCCTGACCAACCGCGGCGCCGCCCTGAGCCCCACCAATGACGTCTCCGGCCTGGTCCTCAGCCAGGCCGCCTTCTCCCGGCCCGTCACCGCCGGAACCTTTACGGTCAACGGCAGGCAGATATCGCTCGAGACCACCGACACCCTCCAGGGAATCTTTGATAAAATTGCCGCCGCCACCGGCGGCGCGGTCACCGGCAGTTACGATGCCGCCACCGATACCATTTCCCTGACCAGCGCCTCCCCCATCGTGCTGGGGGCCGCCACCGACACGAGCAACTTCCTGCAGGTGGCGCGGCTCTCCAACAACGGCACCGGCACCGTTACCAGCCGCTCCGCGCTGGGCTCGGTCCAGCTTGGCGCCAAACTCAATGCCGCCAATTTCAGCACTCCCATCACCGGCGATGCCGCGGGGAAGGGCGAATTCAAAATCAACGGCGTCAGCATCGCCTTTGACACCGCCACGGACACCGTGGCCGCCGTGCTGGCTCGCATCAACCAATCGTCCGCCGGCGTGTACGCCACTTATGATGCCGAGAGCGATCGCTTCGTCCTGACCAACAAAACCACCGGCGATGTCGGCATCGCCCTGGAGGATGTCACCGGCAATTTCCTGGCCGCCACCGGCCTCAGCGGCGGCACCCTGCAGCGCGGCGCCGATTTGCAATACTCCGTCAACGGCTCCAGCACCCTCATCAGCCGCAGCAACACCATCACCGAGGAAACCAGCGGCATTGCCGGCCTGTCGGTGACCCTCCTCAAACCCCCGCCCGCGGGCGGCACCGTGGACTTTACCGTGACGGTGGGCGCGGATACCGAAAAGGTGAAAACCGCGCTCAACGATTTCCTCAGCGAGTACAACAAAACCCAGTCGCTGATTGATTCGCAAACGGCGATCACCACCGATGCCAATGGCAAGGTCACCGCCAATACCCTGGCCGGCATGACCGATGTGTATGAAATCGCGCGGCAGTTGCGCGCCCTCGCCACCCAGGCCCTGAGCGGCCTGTCCGGCGGCTTCTCCCGCCTCAGTGATCTGGGCGTGGACACCTCCGGCACCGATAATTCCCTCAAACTGGCCAACAGCGCCAAGCTGGATGACGCCTTGAACAACCGGCTCAGCCAGGTGGCCGCCTTCTTCACCGACAAAACCTATGGCTTTGCCGCCAAATATAATGCTTACCTGGAACACGTGGTGGATGAGGAGGGCGTGCTCGCCAAAACCCAGAACTCGCTCAACAAACAGGTCACCCAGTTGGATGACCAGATCGCCGAGCAGGAACGCTACGTCCAAAACCTTCGCGAGCAGATGGTCCGCAGCTTCATGGCCATGGAAAACGCCCAGGCCCGGGCCAATCAGCAGTTGTCCTTTTTGCTGCAACGCTTCAAATCCTGA
- the fliS gene encoding flagellar export chaperone FliS translates to MALPNPYQSYRRMAAQTATPGQLVLMLFDGAINFLERAAKGFELDDPLEFNTTINNNILKAQAIINELNGSLDMEAGGELAANLRRLYEYMDYRLTESNRTKTPEGLHEVIQRLGVIRDAWAEMMRRQNATQDSATPALSSLMA, encoded by the coding sequence ATGGCCCTGCCCAACCCTTATCAATCCTACCGGCGGATGGCTGCCCAGACGGCAACGCCCGGACAATTGGTGCTGATGTTGTTTGATGGCGCCATCAATTTTCTCGAACGCGCCGCCAAGGGCTTCGAGCTGGATGATCCCCTGGAATTTAACACCACCATCAACAACAACATCCTCAAGGCCCAGGCCATCATCAACGAATTAAATGGCTCCCTCGACATGGAGGCCGGCGGCGAGCTCGCCGCCAACCTGCGCCGCCTGTACGAATACATGGACTATCGGTTGACCGAGAGCAACCGCACGAAAACCCCGGAAGGTTTGCACGAAGTCATTCAGCGGCTGGGCGTAATCCGGGATGCCTGGGCCGAAATGATGCGCCGCCAAAACGCCACCCAGGATAGCGCCACCCCCGCGTTGTCCTCCTTGATGGCCTGA
- a CDS encoding ATP-binding protein, with the protein MASAWGLTLERLPEPPPNGPLWHALLEAPAPGSGPGTAALQQASFEADKDALVIVEAGRIAALNVAAEDFFGVSREQVVGQPVTALGLSQNPCELEPDAGLSTPGATWWVSVRRGGQEREATPVETVVTPLGPPEQRTCLVRFRQPAQQLILRKGLLRSQQTQSLGPVINGVIHDFNNYFTAILSNLDLAESSPDTPAECLQFIRNARAASQNGAQVIRHLQLFSRKGPSHPELLDPRVLLEEIITLMQHCLGRAVRVAKLRVECAPGLILGRPALLRQLLINLCLNAREAMPCGGELAFVLEKAEFQAAEAAPPRRAGLFAHIIVSDTGHGMAPEVLARLQQPFFTTHADREMGLGLFAANEILALHNGWLEVESQKAKGTRVHVYLPARPPASRPEPLAQDALLLQQKKLEGSESVLVVESDSACRTLLKAVLGYRGYEVQLAGTGEEALRLAASSPQPAKVLLAEVNLPDMTAWQLMNRLRHQWPGLKVILMVQEMTPELLSLAQRVQASLLPKPLENQRLLITLRESLDSPAEASGGPTA; encoded by the coding sequence GTGGCATCGGCCTGGGGCCTGACGCTTGAACGGTTGCCCGAGCCCCCCCCGAACGGCCCGCTCTGGCATGCCTTGCTGGAAGCGCCCGCCCCGGGGTCAGGCCCCGGCACTGCGGCCTTGCAACAGGCCAGTTTTGAGGCCGACAAGGACGCCCTGGTGATAGTGGAAGCGGGGCGGATTGCGGCGCTGAATGTGGCCGCGGAGGATTTCTTTGGTGTATCCCGGGAGCAAGTGGTGGGGCAGCCGGTGACAGCCCTGGGGCTGAGCCAGAATCCGTGCGAGTTGGAGCCTGATGCCGGCCTCAGCACACCGGGCGCCACCTGGTGGGTGTCCGTCCGGCGTGGGGGACAGGAGCGCGAGGCCACGCCGGTGGAAACGGTGGTCACGCCGCTTGGGCCGCCCGAACAACGCACCTGCCTGGTGCGTTTCCGCCAGCCGGCGCAACAGCTTATTTTGCGCAAGGGCCTGCTGCGGTCCCAGCAAACGCAGAGTCTGGGCCCGGTCATCAATGGGGTCATTCACGATTTCAACAACTACTTCACCGCCATTCTTTCGAATCTGGATCTTGCGGAGAGCTCGCCGGATACGCCGGCGGAGTGTTTGCAGTTTATTCGCAATGCGCGGGCGGCCTCGCAAAACGGCGCGCAGGTGATCCGCCATCTGCAGCTTTTCAGCCGCAAGGGTCCCAGTCATCCGGAGCTGCTGGATCCGCGGGTGCTGCTGGAAGAAATCATCACCTTGATGCAACACTGCCTGGGGCGCGCCGTGCGGGTGGCCAAGCTGCGGGTGGAATGCGCCCCCGGGCTGATTCTTGGGCGCCCCGCCCTCCTGCGGCAACTGTTGATCAATCTGTGTTTGAATGCGCGCGAAGCCATGCCCTGCGGGGGCGAGCTGGCCTTTGTCCTGGAGAAGGCTGAATTTCAGGCAGCCGAGGCGGCGCCGCCACGGCGGGCGGGTCTTTTCGCGCATATTATTGTGTCCGACACCGGTCATGGGATGGCGCCGGAGGTGCTGGCCCGGTTGCAGCAACCGTTTTTCACCACGCATGCCGATCGGGAGATGGGGTTGGGCCTCTTTGCCGCCAATGAAATCCTGGCTTTGCACAACGGGTGGCTGGAGGTGGAGAGCCAGAAGGCCAAAGGCACCCGCGTGCATGTGTATTTACCCGCCCGGCCGCCGGCTTCGCGGCCGGAGCCGCTGGCCCAGGATGCGTTGTTGTTGCAGCAGAAAAAACTGGAAGGCTCCGAGTCCGTATTGGTGGTGGAATCCGATTCCGCGTGCCGGACACTGTTGAAGGCGGTGCTCGGTTACCGGGGCTACGAGGTGCAGTTGGCCGGGACCGGCGAGGAGGCGCTGCGACTGGCGGCGAGCAGTCCCCAACCGGCGAAAGTGCTGCTGGCCGAGGTGAATCTGCCGGACATGACGGCGTGGCAGCTCATGAACCGGCTGCGCCATCAATGGCCGGGATTGAAAGTGATTTTGATGGTGCAGGAGATGACGCCGGAGCTGTTATCGCTGGCGCAACGCGTGCAGGCGAGCCTGCTGCCCAAGCCGTTGGAGAATCAGCGTCTGTTGATCACCCTGCGTGAGTCGCTGGACAGCCCGGCGGAGGCCTCGGGCGGCCCCACGGCTTAA
- the hpnJ gene encoding hopanoid biosynthesis associated radical SAM protein HpnJ, giving the protein MSKTLFLNPPSFDGFDGGAGSRYQAVREIRSFWYPTWLAQPAALVPNSRLLDCPPHDIDREACLAIAREYDHVIIHTSTPSLRNDCKVAEAIKAQRPETVIGFVGAHAAVLPSETLKASPAIDWVGRKEFDYTCKEVAEGRPLAEIKGLSYRNAEGKIVHNPERELITNMDELPWVVDVYKRDLQVEKYSIGYLKEPYISLYTGRGCPAQCIFCLWPQTIGGHKYRVRSPENVAAEMAHAKKLFPQVQEYFFDDDTFTANLPRAREIAKKLKPLGITWSCNSRANLNYETIKLMKDCGLRLFLVGYESGSQEILNRIKKGVTLEEMRAFTKACKELGVMIHGTFILGLPIETRETIEQTIRFAMELDVFSIQVSLAAPYPGTELYEMARLNGWFAKKDKTDIVHQDGLQQSTLEYPGLSKEEIYEAVDRFYRAYYLRPRPILRIIKTMLEDKEVCVRRLREGYEFFRTMRQRRKDLQAACATPAAA; this is encoded by the coding sequence ATGAGCAAAACTCTTTTTCTGAATCCTCCGTCATTTGATGGTTTTGATGGCGGGGCCGGCTCCCGCTACCAGGCGGTGCGGGAAATTCGCTCCTTCTGGTATCCCACCTGGCTGGCGCAACCGGCCGCCCTGGTGCCCAACAGCCGCCTGCTGGACTGTCCGCCGCACGATATTGATCGTGAGGCGTGCCTGGCCATTGCCCGGGAATACGATCATGTGATCATTCACACCTCCACGCCCTCGCTGCGCAATGATTGCAAGGTGGCCGAGGCCATCAAGGCCCAGCGCCCGGAGACCGTGATCGGCTTTGTGGGCGCCCATGCCGCGGTGCTGCCGAGCGAGACCCTCAAAGCCTCGCCGGCCATTGACTGGGTGGGGCGCAAGGAATTTGACTACACCTGCAAGGAAGTGGCCGAGGGCCGGCCGCTGGCGGAAATCAAGGGGCTTTCGTACCGCAACGCCGAGGGGAAAATCGTGCACAACCCGGAGCGCGAACTCATCACCAACATGGACGAGCTGCCCTGGGTGGTGGATGTGTATAAGCGCGATTTGCAGGTGGAAAAGTACTCCATCGGCTACCTGAAGGAGCCGTACATCTCCCTGTACACCGGCCGCGGGTGTCCCGCGCAGTGCATCTTCTGTCTCTGGCCGCAAACCATTGGCGGCCATAAGTACCGGGTGCGCTCGCCCGAGAACGTCGCCGCCGAGATGGCGCACGCCAAAAAGCTTTTCCCCCAGGTGCAGGAATATTTCTTTGACGATGACACCTTCACCGCCAACCTGCCGCGCGCGCGGGAGATTGCGAAGAAGCTCAAGCCGCTGGGCATCACGTGGTCCTGCAACAGCCGGGCCAATTTGAATTACGAGACCATCAAGCTGATGAAGGACTGCGGCCTGCGGCTGTTTTTGGTGGGTTACGAATCCGGCAGCCAGGAGATCCTGAACCGCATCAAGAAAGGGGTGACGCTGGAGGAGATGCGCGCCTTCACCAAGGCGTGCAAGGAGCTGGGCGTCATGATTCACGGCACCTTCATCCTGGGGCTTCCCATTGAAACGCGGGAGACCATCGAGCAAACCATCCGGTTTGCGATGGAGCTGGATGTCTTCAGCATCCAGGTCTCGCTGGCGGCCCCCTACCCCGGGACGGAGCTATACGAGATGGCGCGGCTCAACGGCTGGTTTGCCAAGAAGGACAAAACCGACATTGTGCATCAGGACGGCCTGCAACAATCCACCCTTGAATACCCGGGGCTGAGCAAAGAGGAAATCTACGAGGCGGTGGATCGTTTTTATCGCGCGTATTATTTGCGTCCCCGGCCCATTCTGCGCATTATCAAGACGATGCTGGAGGACAAAGAAGTCTGCGTGCGCCGCTTGCGGGAGGGTTACGAATTTTTCCGCACCATGCGGCAGCGGCGCAAGGACTTGCAGGCCGCCTGCGCCACACCGGCGGCGGCATAG
- the hpnH gene encoding adenosyl-hopene transferase HpnH — protein sequence MRFPLALTAKIAGHIIKHKLRGTPKFALVLQLEPLHTCNLTCTGCGRIREYSTSLKDMMALEDCLAAAEECDAPMVSICGGEPLIYPKIEALVNGLLAQGRIVYICTNGVFMRRKLREYLAATYSPAREPLVQELLAEKLLTDKEAEVIRQGKKEDKPVIAPTQWLYWNVHIDGLEYTHDLIVEREGVFKECVEAIKMAKRLGFQVATNTTVYRETDVREIEQMFAFFSWLGVDGHTISPGYDYDAAKKDMLQRLGKKPEDFFLTRAMTKEKFARILEWGEKYTLFGTRVYQEFLAGKRELTCTAWAIPTRNIAGWKAPCYLMTDGHYKTYREMLEKVDWDKYGTVNGVARDPRCENCMVHCGYDPSGALGTNYQPGDNWKNIKYNFGPKPKPDPAGAKVQAFNGASMGKGHLAEARLALKEGKGGKITVQPAGECGSADHRQKEELLARIGRKEA from the coding sequence ATGCGTTTTCCTCTGGCGTTGACGGCGAAAATCGCCGGCCACATCATCAAACACAAATTGCGCGGCACGCCCAAATTTGCGCTGGTGCTGCAACTGGAGCCGCTCCACACCTGCAACCTGACGTGCACCGGCTGCGGGCGCATCCGCGAGTACTCCACCAGCCTCAAAGACATGATGGCGCTGGAGGACTGTCTGGCGGCGGCGGAGGAATGTGACGCGCCGATGGTGTCCATCTGCGGTGGCGAACCGCTGATCTATCCCAAGATTGAAGCGCTGGTGAACGGGCTGCTGGCCCAAGGGCGCATTGTTTATATCTGCACCAATGGCGTGTTTATGCGGCGCAAGCTCCGGGAATATCTGGCGGCCACCTACAGTCCCGCCCGCGAGCCCCTTGTGCAAGAGCTGCTGGCGGAAAAGCTGCTCACCGACAAGGAAGCCGAGGTCATCCGCCAGGGCAAAAAAGAGGACAAACCGGTCATTGCCCCCACGCAGTGGCTTTATTGGAACGTCCACATTGACGGGCTGGAGTACACCCACGATCTCATCGTCGAGCGGGAGGGGGTGTTCAAAGAGTGTGTCGAGGCCATTAAAATGGCCAAGCGGCTGGGTTTCCAGGTGGCCACCAACACCACTGTGTATCGGGAAACTGATGTGCGGGAGATTGAGCAGATGTTTGCCTTTTTCTCATGGCTGGGGGTGGACGGGCACACCATCTCGCCGGGTTACGATTATGACGCGGCGAAGAAGGACATGCTGCAGCGGCTGGGCAAAAAGCCGGAAGATTTCTTTCTCACCCGCGCCATGACGAAGGAGAAATTCGCGCGGATCCTGGAATGGGGCGAGAAATACACCCTGTTTGGCACGCGGGTGTATCAGGAATTCCTGGCGGGCAAACGCGAGCTGACCTGCACGGCGTGGGCGATTCCCACCCGGAACATTGCCGGCTGGAAGGCGCCCTGTTACCTGATGACCGATGGGCATTACAAGACCTATCGGGAAATGCTGGAGAAGGTGGACTGGGACAAGTATGGCACGGTCAACGGCGTGGCCCGGGATCCGCGGTGCGAAAACTGCATGGTGCATTGCGGCTATGATCCCAGCGGCGCCCTGGGCACCAATTACCAGCCGGGCGACAACTGGAAAAACATCAAGTACAACTTTGGCCCCAAACCCAAACCCGATCCGGCGGGCGCCAAAGTGCAGGCGTTTAACGGGGCCTCGATGGGCAAGGGCCATCTGGCCGAAGCCCGGCTGGCGCTTAAAGAGGGCAAAGGCGGCAAGATCACCGTGCAACCCGCCGGTGAATGCGGCAGCGCCGATCACCGGCAGAAAGAGGAATTACTGGCCAGGATCGGGCGCAAAGAGGCTTGA
- a CDS encoding DUF2961 domain-containing protein, protein MKQMSWLLAGALLGGATGLFAADAFNGLDMGMGNLFRVSKAESRSISPENFTGEKGRGGMATEGTGKNAARELGQGWKVSPSVRIAAGQTFTLGEIKGPGMIQSIWMTPTGNWRKSILRFYWDDEPTPSVECPVGDFFAMGWGQYSQLSSLAVCVNPGSAFNCYWPMPFRKKARITMENIDGRDMVLYYQINYTLAPVPRDAAYFHAQYRQEKPLKQKGLYTILDGVRGEGHYVGTYLAWQVHSPGWWGEGEIKFYLDGDKDWPTICGTGTEDYFCGSYNFEVRDWQDNKKRNYGVFNTPYSGLHQVIPPNQIYEVGQRFGLYRWHIPDPVRFKKDLRVTIQALGWQEGGRYLQLQDDIASVAYWYQKEPHAPFPTLPSAKDLEYPAKP, encoded by the coding sequence ATGAAACAGATGTCATGGCTGCTGGCTGGCGCCCTGCTGGGTGGGGCGACGGGTTTGTTTGCTGCAGATGCCTTCAACGGCTTGGACATGGGCATGGGCAACTTGTTCCGCGTTTCCAAGGCCGAAAGCCGCTCCATCAGCCCGGAAAACTTCACCGGCGAAAAAGGCCGGGGCGGCATGGCCACCGAAGGCACAGGTAAAAATGCGGCCCGCGAACTGGGGCAGGGCTGGAAGGTCTCCCCTTCCGTGCGAATTGCCGCCGGACAAACCTTTACCTTGGGGGAAATCAAAGGCCCGGGCATGATTCAAAGCATCTGGATGACGCCCACGGGCAACTGGCGCAAATCCATCCTGCGTTTTTACTGGGATGACGAGCCGACCCCCTCGGTGGAGTGTCCGGTGGGCGATTTCTTTGCCATGGGCTGGGGGCAGTACAGCCAGCTCAGCTCGCTGGCGGTCTGCGTCAACCCGGGCAGCGCGTTTAATTGTTACTGGCCCATGCCCTTCCGCAAAAAGGCGCGCATCACCATGGAGAACATTGATGGCCGCGACATGGTGTTGTACTACCAGATCAATTACACCCTGGCGCCGGTGCCCCGTGATGCCGCTTATTTTCATGCCCAATACCGGCAGGAAAAGCCCCTCAAACAAAAGGGGCTTTACACCATTTTGGACGGCGTCAGAGGCGAGGGCCATTATGTCGGCACCTATCTCGCCTGGCAGGTGCACAGCCCGGGCTGGTGGGGCGAGGGAGAAATCAAGTTCTATCTGGATGGCGACAAGGACTGGCCCACCATCTGCGGCACGGGCACCGAGGATTATTTCTGCGGCTCCTATAATTTCGAGGTGCGCGACTGGCAGGACAACAAAAAACGCAATTACGGCGTCTTCAACACCCCTTACTCCGGTCTCCATCAGGTCATCCCGCCCAATCAAATCTACGAGGTGGGACAGCGCTTTGGACTGTATCGCTGGCACATCCCCGACCCGGTGCGCTTCAAAAAGGATTTGCGCGTGACCATTCAGGCGCTGGGCTGGCAGGAGGGCGGGCGTTACCTCCAGCTCCAGGATGACATCGCCTCGGTGGCCTATTGGTATCAGAAGGAGCCGCATGCGCCCTTCCCCACGCTCCCTTCGGCCAAAGACCTCGAGTATCCCGCCAAGCCATGA
- a CDS encoding fumarylacetoacetate hydrolase family protein encodes MKLCRFVTEADAVPRPGLVTEGTAVLDLTAAGIFSVAQILEVDSPAELAASLARRSLPRLALADVRLQCPLDRQEIWAAGVTYLRSKTARMEESALSASAYDRVYAAPRPELFFKSLPDKVVGPGHPVGIRSDARWSVPEPELALVFNSRGRLAGITLGNDMSSRDIEGENPLYLPQAKIYRFSCAVGPWIHVGADETEARRWTIHLEITRQGREVFKGETPVDRLKRRFDELGGYLFRCQEFPHGAVLLTGTGIVPPDSFTLEPGDHIAISAEGVGRLENPVMVV; translated from the coding sequence ATGAAGCTCTGCCGATTTGTCACCGAAGCGGATGCCGTTCCACGCCCGGGGCTGGTGACCGAAGGGACGGCGGTGCTGGATCTGACCGCCGCCGGCATCTTCAGCGTGGCGCAAATCCTGGAAGTGGACAGTCCGGCGGAGCTGGCCGCCTCGCTGGCCCGCCGGAGCCTGCCACGCCTGGCCCTGGCGGACGTCAGACTCCAATGCCCCCTGGACCGTCAGGAAATCTGGGCGGCCGGGGTCACCTACCTGCGCAGCAAGACGGCGCGCATGGAGGAGTCGGCCCTCAGCGCCAGCGCCTATGACCGGGTTTACGCGGCGCCGCGGCCGGAATTGTTCTTCAAATCCCTCCCGGACAAGGTGGTGGGGCCGGGTCATCCGGTGGGCATTCGCTCGGATGCCCGCTGGAGCGTGCCCGAGCCGGAGCTTGCCTTGGTCTTCAATTCACGGGGACGCCTGGCCGGTATCACCCTGGGCAATGACATGAGCAGCCGCGATATCGAAGGGGAAAACCCGCTTTACCTCCCCCAGGCCAAAATCTACCGCTTCTCCTGCGCCGTGGGCCCGTGGATACACGTGGGAGCCGACGAGACCGAGGCCCGGCGCTGGACCATCCATTTGGAAATCACCCGTCAGGGCAGGGAGGTCTTCAAGGGGGAAACGCCGGTGGACCGGCTCAAACGGCGTTTTGACGAATTGGGCGGTTATCTTTTTCGCTGTCAGGAGTTTCCGCATGGCGCTGTGCTGCTCACCGGCACGGGCATTGTGCCGCCGGACAGTTTCACCTTGGAACCCGGGGATCACATTGCCATCTCCGCCGAGGGGGTGGGGCGGTTGGAAAACCCGGTCATGGTGGTGTAA
- a CDS encoding alanine--glyoxylate aminotransferase family protein, with amino-acid sequence MAHVKLHIPGPVEVSEKTFRAFCTPMIGHRSQAFKDLYAKIQPQLQALLHTRQLVYLSTSSAWGVMEAAIRNLVAKKVLNCMCGAFSDKWYDVAQRCGKAAEPLQVPWGSPIRAEQIDAKLATGQFDALTLIHNETSTGVMSPVYEIAELKKKYPDVMFIVDAVSSMTAVKLEFDKLGVDVLLAGTQKAFALPPGMTVFVCSPAALAKAATMKDRGYYFDFVEFQKNAEQNMTPSTPSIGHVFALASKLEDIFQEGLEARFARHKKLAEMTRAWAAKHGFTLFPEPGYESVTLTCINNGAKPGGRVVDVPKLQKLVREQGFLIDGGYGKIKGTTFRISNMGDETEATMQQLYEALDNAMKQL; translated from the coding sequence ATGGCTCATGTAAAACTGCACATACCGGGGCCGGTGGAAGTCAGTGAAAAGACTTTCCGGGCCTTTTGCACCCCCATGATTGGCCATCGCAGCCAGGCGTTCAAAGACCTGTATGCGAAAATCCAGCCGCAACTGCAGGCCCTGCTCCACACCAGGCAACTGGTTTATTTGAGCACCTCGTCGGCCTGGGGCGTCATGGAAGCGGCCATTCGCAATCTGGTGGCCAAAAAAGTTTTGAACTGCATGTGCGGCGCGTTTTCCGACAAGTGGTATGATGTGGCCCAGCGGTGTGGCAAGGCGGCGGAGCCGCTGCAAGTCCCCTGGGGCTCTCCCATTCGCGCCGAGCAGATAGACGCCAAACTGGCCACCGGGCAGTTTGACGCCCTGACGCTCATCCACAATGAGACTTCGACGGGCGTGATGAGCCCCGTTTATGAGATTGCGGAGCTGAAAAAGAAATACCCTGACGTGATGTTCATCGTGGACGCGGTAAGCTCGATGACGGCGGTGAAGCTGGAGTTTGACAAGCTGGGGGTGGACGTGCTGCTGGCCGGCACGCAGAAGGCCTTTGCGCTGCCGCCGGGCATGACGGTGTTTGTCTGCTCGCCCGCCGCGCTGGCCAAGGCGGCGACCATGAAGGATCGGGGCTACTACTTCGATTTCGTGGAGTTTCAAAAAAATGCGGAGCAGAACATGACCCCCAGCACGCCCAGCATTGGGCATGTGTTTGCGCTGGCGTCCAAGCTGGAGGACATCTTCCAGGAAGGTTTGGAGGCCCGTTTTGCGCGCCACAAGAAGCTGGCGGAAATGACCCGCGCCTGGGCGGCCAAACATGGCTTTACGCTGTTCCCCGAGCCGGGTTACGAGAGCGTCACCCTGACCTGCATCAACAACGGCGCCAAGCCCGGGGGCCGGGTGGTGGACGTGCCGAAACTGCAAAAGCTGGTGCGTGAACAGGGCTTCCTCATTGACGGGGGCTACGGGAAAATCAAAGGCACCACCTTCCGCATCTCCAACATGGGCGACGAGACGGAAGCCACGATGCAACAGCTCTATGAGGCCCTGGACAATGCCATGAAGCAGCTCTAA